The DNA segment ACACAACTTCAATCAGCTCCCTTCCTTCCCTTCACCCACTCCTCAATTTGGACTTTGAGAGACGATGAAAGACGACCATGCTCATTCTAAAACCGGTATCAATGGAATCTTCGTAAAAGCTAGAAGCTCTACCAAAGAACTAGAAAAAGTTTGAGAAAGACAAAGTGAAAATTCCCCTTGAATGTCCACAACGCTACTTATAAAAGGAAACGTTCGCCCTAACTCAACATGTTGGGCATAAATATCCAACAATCCATAGCGGACAGTGTTCACCTGGCAAGGAAACGAGGGGAGGAGATGCACACCAATCATCAAGAGATAACTGTGATCTCCTGAGATCAATATGAAAGATTGCTCATCAGAAGAATCTTACAAAAtaaccaaaaagaaaataagaaaatagttaGAAGGCTAAGTAAATGAGCAAGGAATGAAAGAAATGCACCTAGCATCTTCCTCCTCTTATACTATTTAGAAGGTAAATGAATTGATAAGCACTATCATTACTAACAAGCAATTATTTTAGAGCATTTACAATccctgacgatgaggagatacACATCCATTATCAAGAGATAATCGCGATCTCCCCTAGATCAATATGAAAGATTGTCATTAGAAGAATCTCGCAAAATCACTagaaagaagaataagaaaatagcaaAAAGACAAAGTAAATGAGTaaggaattaaaaaaaaatacagctaACATCTTCCTCCTTTTATACTATTCAGAAGGTAAATGAATCAAAAGGTACCATCATTACTGATAAGCAATTATTTGAGAGCATTAACAACCCCATGGTGTGTCCCTTCAAAAACGAGGAACAGTGATATATATATGGCGAACAAAGACAAACAGTCGCCAGTCCACAAGCACAGAAAAATGCGCGCTAGCATTGCATTTATGAGCAGGCTAAGCAGCGGTCAAATCAACTATCAAGAGCCCTGCACAACCTCTTTATCAGTCACgtatttctaaaaaaacaaaaattatcaaaGTTCAATCTCCCTCATTCAACTTATCAAGAATCCATAAGTACAACACTTTCTGGGGCCAATGCTTTCTCATCCTAAATAACGATAAATTAGACCCGGGGCATCTAATATCAAACGAATATAAACACACCACATGGCACCTAGGAGACTCGAATCAACACTTGGAAAAAGAGAACATGTGACGCCTCCATAGCCAAACTGAACAATACAACTTTGTATTAGAATACCAGTTAAGGATCCATCCGTTATGGCAATCACGCCCGATCCCATAAATCATGAGCCTAGTTGGCTTGAGGAATATCAGGTCCCGATATACGGACGCGTGTGTCACCTATTAATAAGTGACACGTAGCATATCCCTTTCCTAAACTTATAATTGTTTTCTACAACTCGATCACggtataaatagagtaagctTAGCTCAAGGTACATTATTTCATTGATTCATTAAGCTTACGTTTTAGCTTTGATTTACTGTTATGTGTATCCTCGAGTCTTACCTGAAATTGACTTAGACATCAGAGCGGGTTAGTCAGACAACAACTCTGCTTTGACATTGTTTCTCTCCAATTGCAGGTTTCCAACAAAACTCATCATTAAGTATTTTGTACATAATTAATGTTTGATTGATCTAATagttaaataacaattaaaccAATCCATCtaatttttctattatatagATGTAAAATTAATCTTCCTTGAGAAtagtatatataattttagagaaatgtacaaaaataaacttgtGGTTTGATTAATTTGCAAAGATAATCCTTGTGGTTAAGTTTGCAACAAGAGTTCTATGCTTTGTGAAATTTGCAGTAAAATGATATGTGAATAATCAAACAATATTTATttgtggtttagttaatttgcaaagttaaaccttgtatttttattaatttgcaaAGTCATTCCTTTTAATTGCTCCAAATTGCTCTCTTTTGAggtaataattttttatagaatGATCGAGTTTGTAAATTGTACAAGGCACAAATACTCTATTTATCTTTACAAATCGATCaaaccacaatgtttatttttatacttttccttaTATTTTATCATTTCGTATATTAAGGTAAATTATACTTTCCAAAAAATTCGACTTTATACCTATTCAAAATAAAATGTTTcagtaaaattaaaataaataaatagatatattAGTTGAGGggtttaaataataaaataaaagatatagGTGCAAAATACATTAATTTTTCCTTAAGATCCTATGAGATAAAGGCGCAAAAATAATGTTTACATTCGGGGACAATTTTATTCCAAACGTTTTAAAAGAGTACAATTTTACAACcgctaataaaaaatttacccaTACTGTTGGTAAATGGGTCAactttagatataattataaaacatatattttattctttattctgcaTCAATTACATATCAGTTGGTCTTATTTTAAGATTTTATATTGTTtacaatttaataatagaattgaagattgatatttttaaatttagcgaaatatttgattttttttccatGTCATACAAAATAcagcatattttttttttaaaaatattacacGTCTAATTATATGGTTATGttttgttactaattagtgataaaaatgataacatatgtaaagtgtaaatgacaagatttatAACCGCgaagataatttgatgaattattttcatCAAATTGACTAACTTGTGAACATTGgaagtaaaattactcttagatCCAAagttaagtgtaattaaaattgtactattttagacgttaagaattaaattagggttaatttcaaataaatgcaATGTGGTTTCGTTTTTctaaatttggccgataacaacctaaaaacaaaatttttcaaaaattaaagtttttttagtatcatatttattatgaaaccatattttttatttttcaaaatcatcattgtTAGagttttctcactctaaacattaactttgtctctcataaaaaatcaacgtctaaataacctcaaacttaaaaagttaaaaaattaaaattacttaaaatattatttatttcttaaaaaatttcattttgaggtcgttatcggccaaatttgaaaaaatgaaaatttaaccAACCATAAATACCGATcggcaatatatatatatatatatatatatatatatatatatatatatatatatatatatgggtgagatccagtgtgacaaggggTTAGGGTGTGACAAATGagtttattgtgtgacataacaaaactacgtagttttgatgataattaaaaggcataatacacaaataaccccctgaacttgtccaaatgttgcaactgccccctccaactttcaattgtaacaacttacccctcaaacttgtccaattgtaaaacacaatcccaaattgctgacatggactgcaattgaagaaacacgtgaaatacaaaatctgcaacgctcgtggagtatgataatcagatatttggcgtgatacgaattcaAGGAAACTTTTTTACAgttgcttcaaatacggggtaaaaaaattcccaatttggggttatgttttacaattggacaagtttaagaggtaaattattacaattgaaagttgaggggggcagttgcaatatttgaacaagtttagggggttattcGTATATTAGGCCTAATTAAAAAGAGcaatgtggcaaatttgtaaataaaatgaaagagatgatagagaaaattgttttatttcttttctttaaaatacatttttccgacatctctaacatcgtttttcgaaattttttatactattagactcgtctaaattagacgatcattttaagatccctgaagctcaagtaaaaaaatttctggtgaacggaatccgggtggacattttccggcgagaaacaaagtgcctagaaaattttcaaaaaaatccaaaaaatgtaaaacattattctaagaaactttaattcttaggtcgaagcgggatttcttacggtttagtcccaataaattttttttcttaattttttccattttacatgcttcaacaatttgttgggtcaaaactgtaaggaatctcactttaaGCCAAGaactaaagtttcttaaaatgatgttttaaatgttttggaattttttgataattttctgaacacgttttttatcctacttatattgttccaaatcagtgtaccatttgttccaacataatacttatattgttccaacagaaaattgttttatttcttttctttaaaatacatttttccgatatttctaacctcgtttttcgaaaaattttatactattagactcgtctaaattagacggccattttaagatccctgaagttcaagtaaaaaaaattccgatgaacggaatccgggtgggcgttttttgGCGAGAAAAAAAAGTgcccaaaaaattctcaaaaaattccagaaaatgtaaaacattattctaagaaattttaattttgggtcgaagcgggatttcttacggtttaatcccaataaaacttgttccttaattttatccattttacatgcttcaacaatttatcgggtcaaaactataaggaatctcgctttgagccaagaattaaagtttcttaaaatgatgttttacatgttttcgaattttttgataattttctaggtacattttttatcctacttacattgttccaaatcagtgtaccattgttccaaatcagtgtaccattgttccaaatcagtgtaccatttgttccaacataatacttatattgttccaacagaaaaatgttttatttcttttctttaaaatatatttttccgatatttctaacctcgttttttgaaattttttatactattagactcgtctaaattagacggtcattttaagatccctgaatctcaagtaaaaaaaaattccggttaacgaaatccgggtgggcgttttttgGCGAGAAACAACGTAcctagaaaattctcaaaaaattccagaaaacttaaaacattattttaagaaactttaattcttgggtcaaagtaatatttcttacggttttgactcaataaattgttgaaggatgtaaaatggataaaattaaggaaaaagttttattgagactaaaccgtaagaatcctacttcgactcaagaattaaagtttatccaaataatgttttacattttttggaattgtttgagaattttttgggcACTTTCGGGTTTTTTTTATCGGAAAACGCCAATCTAACCGCCGGATTCTGtcgatttgggactaaaccgtaaggaatctcattttgagtcaagaattaaagtttctcagaataatgttttacattttttgaaattttttaagaattttctggacatttttttctcacagaaaaacagatcgccggattccattcaccggaaatttttttacccgagcttctgggatcttaaaatgaccgtctaattaagacgagtccaacggtataaaagtttttaaaaaacgaggttagaaaagtcgaaaaaatgcattttaaagaaaagaaataaaacaattttctctttctttttatttacaaatttaccaTATTCCCctgattaattacaaaattggttcTTATCCCACAATAAGACTTCTCACACTATAAgcaatgtgtcacacctgatctctcctatatatatatatacccacataatttaaaattaacccataAAATTACTAATGTTAAGGATAAGGGGTAATAAATTGGGAGAAATTAAGAATAAAGGGtactaataaaataaattaaaatttggtaGATATTGACTCTGCATAAAATGTATTTATTTTCCCGGAAAATCCTCGACGAAGGCAACAACATGGATCGGCCTTTCCTCAGAAGCTAGCAGTTTACTGGTTGCATGAAATTGAATTAAGGTCTCTTTCGATTGAAAGCGTTTCTTGTCGAAATTCTCTATCAAATCTCCGTTCTACTTTATTCCTGTTGAGGTAAAGCTTCCTTTTATTATCTGTTCCTTGATTTTCAATTCGGCCCTTTTCATACTGTAATTGGAGCAGATTCCTCTTCCGCGTTTTCTCGTTTAGGGTTTTCGATCGACTTAGGGTTACGTTACGTATTCATGATATTGGTTAACGTTCGCTGTTGTTGTTATTACTGTATGTTAATTTTCATGTCTTATTTGGGCTTCTTTGGAGATGTAGACAATGCTaagaattttttctttttcctcacAGATTCTGCAGTTTCTCAAATGCTGTGAATGTTGAAAATTGACCTTTAGTTTTGATATTGAAGTATATGATTACTGGTTTTGTTTAGACTTCAATGGAGGGAGGAGGGCCAGTGCGGAAAGGTATAAAGACAAAATGTTCATCTACCTCGCACAGTCTCATGCTAGACAATGCAAAAAACCGAATAGATGATCTTCAAGATCGGTTCTCTAACCTTCAAGCTGCAAGAATGGAAGGTCGTTTTGGTGACATTAACATATTGGAAGAGCAGGTGTACCAGAGTCTTCGTGAGTGGAGAGCTGAGCTCGAAGCCCCATCTCCGGCCTCTTCTTTACTTGTGAGTGTTTCTGAAAACATGAGTATTTGTTTGTGTTATCTGGTTGGTTAAAATTCTGATAAAGTATTCACTTATGAACATTTGTTAGGGTGGCAGCCTTGGAACTTTCTCGGGTGAAATAGTCCGCCTTTTGCAATTATGCGATGAGGAAGATGATGCCACAAGTGCATTGGCAGAGCAGCCAGTTGCGAAACCTGAGCCTAATGTACAGAGTCTAAGTATTGACGACTATGCAACATTTGGAAATGTGAGATTCTTTATCTTTTAAGCTGTTGTTGTTCATGTATATGTAGTATAACTTAGTACATTCTATTTTTCGTTAGGAATAGAGTTTTTGCTAATTACTCATGAGATACGAATACGATATTTAATGTTGTTAAAAGGTGGAATAGGAGAAATGGACAACGTGAGGGAAATAACTTTTACGTCAACGAAATGTGACAtctaatatttcattttcatttaaGCACCTTATTGGTCACGACTGTATCCTGAGATTCCcgacttttaaattttttaatagcCGCAGTCTTGTTTAATGACTTGATTAAGTATGAATCCATATACCTGAGGCTGAGTCTAAGTATCAATGATTATGCAACATTTGGAAATGTGAGATATTCTTTTTTAAGTTGCTGTTCATGTACATGTAGGATACCTAAGTACATTCTGTTTTTCGTTAAGAATAAAGCCTTTGCTAATTACTCACGAGATACGATATTTAATGTTGTTGAAAGGTAGAATGGGAGAAACGGACAAGAGGAAAATAACTTTTACGTCAACGCAATATGAAAtctaatatttcattttcatttaaGCACCTTATTGGTTGCGACTGTATCCCAAGATTCCCGAGTTTTAAAATTGTTAATAACCGCAGTCTTATTTAATGACTTGATTAAGTATGAATCCATATACCTTAATTTACGTGAGATTCGATCATTCTGTTCACATGCATATTGAGTCATTTGAAGAGTATATAGTATATCCGACGATGACATTCTTCTGAAGTCTATTTGGTGAAACCAAATTAGAATATTTTTCATAAGCCTCATTAATAGATTTCCTTGTTTTGCCAGTTTCCAAAGAAAAATTAATATCTTTAATTATATGGCTTACCATAGTTCAAGCTCATGTTTTATATTGGAATCAAGGCTAAAAAGAAGAGAATCTCCAAAAGTGGATTGGAGATATAGTTAAgcattattctttttttttttaaggatatGTATCATAGTTATTAATGGTGTGCGTGAGGCGCACCTTTGTGCATCAAAGCACAGAGATCAGACCCGATCATTCTGTTCACATGCATACTAAGTCATTCGAAGGGTATATAGTATTTCCAACGATGACATTCTTCTGAAGTCTATTGGATGAAACCGATTTAGAATATTTTTCATAAGCCTCATAAATAGTTCTTCCTTGTTTTGCCAGTTTCGGAAGAAAAATTAATATCTTTAATTATATGGCTTATCATAGTTCAAGCTCATGTTTTATATTGGAATCAAGGCTACAAGAAGAGAATCTCCAAAAGTGGATTGGAGACATAGTTaagcattattttattttattttaaaggaTATGTATCATAGTTATTAATGGCGCACGTGAGCCGCACGTTTTGTGCGTCAAAGCACAGAGATCAGACCCGATCATTCTGTTCACATGCATATTAAGTCATTTGAAGGGTATATAGTATTCCAACGATGACATTCTTCTGAAGTCTATTGGATGAAACCGATTTAGAATATTTTTCATAAGCCTCATAAATAGTTCTTCCTTGTTTTGCCAGTTTCGAAGaaagattaatattttcagtTATGTCTTATCATAGTTCAAGCTCATGTTTTATATGTGAATCAAGGCTAACAAGAAGAGAATCTCCAAAAGTGGATTGGAGACATCGTTAAGCattattcttttctttaaaagGATATGTATCATAGTTATTAATGGCGCGTGTGAGGTGCACCTGTGTGTGTCAAAGCACAGAGATCAGAGGCACGCCATGACGCGCCTCTGTGGCATATGTGTATTTAGGGTTTTTAATAGTGTTTTAATGTAGGTTTAATTGTTTACCCTTGGATTAGACAGATCTAAGGGtccaaaataaacaaaaaacaaagaaaGTAAACAAAAGATACACGTTTGAATTGGAAGAGTAAGAGACAGTTGCACACAACTGACAACACAATGATGTAAAGAGAGAAAAAGGCAgggaaaaagaaacaaaacataTGTAAATAAGCAGCCAGGGGAGAATTGTTGAACTTTGAAGAACAAAAATACAAACTATTTCAAGAGCAGCCTCTCCTCTTTCTCTGTTTATGTTCTTGACTTTTTTGTTCTAGTATTCTCTGCAATTCTGTTCTGTtctcttttctattttttcccCCTCTTCTATTGAGTTGTCGCCTATTAGTACCCTATTCTAACTCTTCTGTTTTGTTCTCCTATTCTTCTATCTATCTAATGAACTTCCAGTTCTGTTTACTGGTTCAAGTGCTCTGTGCTCTGattctaaattgatatttggTTTATTCCACTATGTTTAGTATTTATAACATATCGATCTAGAATTTATAATTTcttataatttaaatattatcatttatagttttataaattttgtttttgttaatgCACCTTTTGTCGCTTTGGCGAGCGCCatggctccaggacccctttGCGCCATGTGCCTTTAATCACTATGATATGCATGTAAATTAGATTCCCGTTGATAAAGAAAAGTCAAGCTTGATGGAATTTATGATACATAAACAGACCAGATTTTTGTGCATGATTTATGTtttctaatattttattttattttatgttcttacggagggcgagccttggcgcaacggtaaacgttgttgtcgtgtgaccaagaggtcacgggttcgagtcttaggagcggcctcttgccaaataaattggtaggggaaggcttgcccccagtacggtgggacccctccccggaccctcgctcagcggggatgcgtagtgcgaccgggccgtcctttttttttaagttcTTACGCATGATTACATCATCACCAAATATTTCTGTTCATTCTTCATTAGCAAAATAGGCCATTTTATATACCGTTGTTGAGCTGTATAGCTTTGCCTTAATGATAATCTGTACATGCTGATGATGGATAATATTCACACTTTTCAGGAATACTTACCGAATAGTGACACACAGATCCATAGTTTTCAAGGCTTTGATCAATCCAACAACTCCTTGTTAGCCTTGCATAATCCAGTGGTTAGCATCTCTGAAATGAGTGCATTTTTGGACAGTCATCAGTTCATTTCGGATGAAGGATTCAAGCATGGGAACGGTATTGGTTCGAATGATGCTAAAGAGTTTGTGAACACTCCTGAGACAAAAAATCTACCTATCAGTCCACCCCGTTCTGCTTTCATGGGGCCAAAATGTGCACTCTGGGACTGCACTCAGTTCATTTCAGATGGAGGATTCGAGCATGGGAATGGTATTGGTTCGACTGATGCTAAAGAGTTTGAGAACACTCCTGAGACAAAAAATCTACCTATCAGTCCACCCCCTTCTGCTTTCATGGGGCCAAAATGTGCACTCTGGGACTGCACCAGGCCTGCTCAAGGATCTGAATGGTTTGAAAACTATTGCAGCAGCTTTCATGCTAGTCTGGCTTTGAATGAAGGTCCACCTGGTATGAACCCGGTTGTGCGCCCCATGGGCATTGGTTTGAAGGATAACTTATTGTTTACTGCTCTTAGTTCAAAGGCCCAGGGTAAAAATGTTGGTATTCCTCAATGTGAAGGGGCTGCTAGTACAAAATCTCCGTGGAATGCTACTGGTAAGTCTATCTTAGTACTATGATTCTTTTTGTTGAATTTGCTAGGTTCTGTAGTCATATTGTTTCTTTTGAGCAATGCCAGGCAAAAGATAAAATTTGGGCTTAACACACATCCAACCCCTACAACTTGCACTCTAACACCTAATGACCCCTAAGCTTTCAAAACAGCCTTTCTGCCACCTCAACTTGCTTGAAACGATTTTTTCGccacctcaacttgcttaaaatgacctTTCTGCaacctcaacttgcttaaaataacctttCTTCCACCTCAACTTTCTTAAACTGCCAGTGGCACGGAGGGTGTGTGTTACTGTCACGTGGAAATAAGGGGCTAGCCATGgaattttaagcaagttgagggggcaaaagggttattttgaaagtttaggagACATTCGGTGTTTGGGTGCAAGTTGGGGGTTTagattatatatgtattaagccCAAAATTTGGCTCCTAAACTTAACACAAATTGTCATTATGACCCCTGTACGTCAACTTTGGCACATTTGACCCTTGTATTTTGATTTTTCTCAAATTTTACCATTATTAGACAGTCCATTAGCATTGTATCACACACATTGTGGTCAAACTGTGTTCTCCAATGGAAAAGCATGCATTTTGGAACCATCAATCAAGGGTCAGATTTTGCCAACAAAAAATAAAGGGGGAAAACGTACCTG comes from the Euphorbia lathyris chromosome 5, ddEupLath1.1, whole genome shotgun sequence genome and includes:
- the LOC136230415 gene encoding transcription factor VOZ1-like gives rise to the protein MEGGGPVRKGIKTKCSSTSHSLMLDNAKNRIDDLQDRFSNLQAARMEGRFGDINILEEQVYQSLREWRAELEAPSPASSLLGGSLGTFSGEIVRLLQLCDEEDDATSALAEQPVAKPEPNVQSLSIDDYATFGNEYLPNSDTQIHSFQGFDQSNNSLLALHNPVVSISEMSAFLDSHQFISDEGFKHGNGIGSNDAKEFVNTPETKNLPISPPRSAFMGPKCALWDCTQFISDGGFEHGNGIGSTDAKEFENTPETKNLPISPPPSAFMGPKCALWDCTRPAQGSEWFENYCSSFHASLALNEGPPGMNPVVRPMGIGLKDNLLFTALSSKAQGKNVGIPQCEGAASTKSPWNATELFDLSLLNCETIREWLFFDKPRRAFESGNRKQRSLPDYNGRGWHESRKQLMKEFGGHKRSYYMDPQPPGCHDWHLYEYEISSHDACALYRLELKLVDEKKTPRGKVTKDSLADLQKKMGRLTAEVTADGSPRIKSSPSSSEKLEKADRSLSNDSTK